In Hermetia illucens chromosome 1, iHerIll2.2.curated.20191125, whole genome shotgun sequence, one genomic interval encodes:
- the LOC119646905 gene encoding basic-leucine zipper transcription factor A-like, with the protein MLFFLAALVIYFATPTSSQSYPVFGTKRYHRASNNVQMPVPASLVANPSYYNTPPKYYYDQRPAYAVPTYHETYPDDNPYYYYPRQEYYGMPIYHGEYKPSSYYYAHAPSYSYYDDREVGTNPMDDLHEEILQEDERERQRELYPVAQEGWYEGDGGQQDELTNNFLRNLIAYNKQINAQEQQQQQEQMAIEQNEPKPHQDYQNDRTAPMYEDEYADYASSEYEYVPEQTESFSAKKFSQMEPEKYEKYSDVEDENERQLKFLAHRQKSQSLQNNQHKHQPSHWDQQASPKSGHHNQNKATYAEEETGPEYEDDTWINWDRKRSGNTQMKIFPQPQKDESIEAFTNRKPTLFVGKPSSTVRPVVGKEPSKTASSTSTSSTTTTTSTMKPKHSGIFTGQKEVVLPRPAGSFPRSMFVKPLQNAAQTEGLNAVQETPEKAQNGVKSSAGVYDTIKQLIAMQQQFQQNPSKLQKRFVSNEEGLVHELDSLKRRSV; encoded by the exons ATGCTGTTCTTCCTCGCAGCGCTAGTTATCTACTTTGCTACGCCAACCAGCTCCCAATCGTATCCAGTCTTCGGAACAAAAAGATATCATCGAGCATCCAACAATGTGCAGATGCCCGTTCCCGCTTCGCTAGTTGCAAATCCATCTTACTACAATACTCCCCCGAAATACTACTACGATCAGAGACCGGCCTATGCAGTGCCCACCTATCATGAAACCTACCCCGACGACAATCCCTACTACTATTATCCTAGACAAGAATACTACGGGATGCCCATATACCATGGCGAATACAAACCGTCCTCATACTACTATGCACATGCACCTAGCTATAGTTACTACGATGATCGAGAGGTAGGCACTAACCCCATGGATGACCTTCATGAGGAAATCCTTCAAGAAGATGAACGAGAAAGGCAAAGAGAGCTATATCCCGTGGCACAAGAAGGCTGGTATGAAGGAGATGGCGGACAACAGGATGAATTGACAAATAACTTTCTAAGAAATCTTATTGCGTACAATAAACAAATCAATGCGCAGgaacagcaacaacagcaggaACAAATGGCTATTGAGCAAAATGAGCCTAAACCGCACCAGGACTATCAAAACGACCGAACGGCACCAATGTATGAAGATGAATACGCAGATTATGCATCATCGGAATATGAATATGTTCCGGAGCAAACAGAATCTTTCAGTGCAAAGAAGTTCTCCCAAATGGAaccagaaaaatatgaaaaatactCTGATGTTGAGGATGAAAATGAACGACAATTGAAATTCCTGGCGCATCGACAAAAATCCCAATCGCTACAAAACAATCAACACAAACATCAACCATCACACTGGGATCAACAAGCTTCTCCGAAAAGCGGTCATCACAATCAAAACAAAGCAACATACGCTGAAGAAGAGACCGGTCCTGAATACGAAGACGATACCTGGATCAACTGGGATCGAAAACGAAGTGGAAACACTCAAATGAAAATATTCCCTCAGCCACAGAAGGATGAATCAATCGAAGCATTCACCAATAGAAAACCAACTCTCTTCGTTGGCAAACCATCATCTACGGTGAGGCCAGTCGTAGGCAAGGAACCTTCCAAGACCGCCTCCAGcacttcaacatcatcaacaaccACCACAACATCTACAATGAAGCCCAAGCACAGCGGGATATTTACAGGTCAAAAAGAGGTTGTTCTTCCGCGGCCAGCTGGCTCATTCCCTAGGAGCATGTTCGTGAAACCATTGCAGAATGCTGCACAGACAGAAGGACTAAATGCAGTTCAAGAAACACCGGAAAAGGCTCAAAATGGTGTCAAATCATCTGCTGGAGTTTATGATACTATTAAGCAGTTGATTGCAATGCAGCAACAATTTCAACAG AACCCATCAAAACTGCAGAAACGTTTCGTCTCCAACGAAGAAGGTTTAGTTCACGAATTGGACAGTTTAAAACGACGATCGGTGTAA